Proteins encoded together in one Thermomonospora curvata DSM 43183 window:
- a CDS encoding oxidoreductase FAD/NAD(P)-binding domain-containing protein — MPGDERVRAQAMRARPYRVLARYPLATGMVTLVLEPVQPGEAVPQALPGQYWVLQTPAGVRIPAIAGNGSAGLEVTTLRVPCAGPPLGEPGTLLGVRGPFGTGWDLEPAVGRTLLLVAWETGLVALRPVLEQVLSGTARYARVQVWAGGRNPRTLALHADADLWVARGMDVTIATGSRLTMACAAQDRPAPPPDATALLAGPLEMMLETAQALARRGLPPQRIQMAAHSLIRCTDAVCGRCRVGPADRPVLLACRNGPVFGYHELAAPLRRPSGP, encoded by the coding sequence ATGCCGGGTGACGAACGGGTCCGCGCACAGGCGATGAGGGCCCGGCCGTATCGGGTGCTGGCCCGCTACCCCCTCGCCACCGGCATGGTGACGCTCGTCCTGGAACCGGTGCAGCCGGGCGAGGCCGTCCCACAGGCCCTGCCGGGACAGTACTGGGTGCTGCAGACCCCCGCCGGCGTGCGGATCCCCGCCATCGCCGGCAACGGCTCGGCCGGGCTGGAGGTGACCACGCTGCGGGTGCCCTGCGCCGGGCCGCCGCTGGGAGAACCCGGCACGCTGCTGGGAGTGCGCGGCCCCTTCGGCACCGGCTGGGACCTGGAGCCGGCCGTCGGGCGGACGCTGCTGCTGGTGGCCTGGGAGACCGGGCTGGTGGCGCTGCGGCCGGTGCTGGAACAGGTGCTGTCGGGCACCGCCCGCTACGCCCGCGTCCAGGTGTGGGCGGGCGGCCGGAACCCGCGGACGCTCGCGCTGCACGCCGACGCCGACCTGTGGGTGGCGCGGGGCATGGACGTCACCATCGCCACCGGTTCCCGGCTGACCATGGCGTGCGCCGCCCAGGACCGTCCCGCCCCGCCCCCGGACGCCACGGCGCTGCTGGCCGGGCCGCTGGAGATGATGCTGGAGACCGCGCAGGCCCTGGCCCGCCGCGGATTGCCGCCGCAGCGGATCCAGATGGCGGCGCACTCGCTCATCCGCTGCACCGACGCCGTCTGCGGACGCTGCCGGGTCGGCCCCGCCGACCGGCCGGTGCTGCTGGCCTGCCGCAACGGGCCGGTGTTCGGCTACCACGAACTGGCCGCCCCGCTGCGGCGCCCCTCCGGTCCCTGA
- a CDS encoding SAM-dependent methyltransferase: protein MTEINTDVPHSARVYDYWLGGKDNYEADRALGDAMVAAIPTLPAMARANRAFMERAVRHLAGEGITQFLDIGTGIPTSPNLHEIAQSIEPASRVVYVDNDPLVLAHARALLAGHPEGKTAYIHADLTEPRSILDHPSLAETLDLDRPVALMLVAILMYFTDEQNPRAMVAELMDALPSGSRLVISHPTADFDPDSVAQAVEAATSAGITLVPRTRAQVEDLFAGHEILDPGVVPLAAWRPVEPPADPHAVYYYGGVARKR from the coding sequence ATGACCGAGATCAACACCGACGTCCCGCACTCCGCCCGGGTCTACGACTACTGGCTGGGCGGCAAGGACAACTACGAGGCCGACCGGGCGCTCGGGGACGCCATGGTGGCGGCCATCCCCACACTGCCCGCCATGGCCCGGGCCAACCGCGCGTTCATGGAACGCGCGGTGCGCCACCTGGCCGGCGAGGGCATCACCCAGTTCCTCGACATCGGCACCGGCATCCCCACCTCCCCCAACCTGCACGAGATCGCCCAGTCGATCGAGCCGGCCTCCCGGGTGGTCTACGTCGACAACGACCCGCTGGTGCTGGCCCACGCCCGCGCCCTGCTGGCCGGACACCCGGAGGGCAAGACCGCCTACATCCACGCCGACCTGACCGAGCCGCGCTCCATCCTGGACCACCCGTCGTTGGCCGAGACGCTGGACCTGGACCGGCCGGTGGCGCTGATGCTGGTGGCGATCCTGATGTACTTCACCGACGAGCAGAACCCGCGCGCCATGGTCGCCGAGCTGATGGACGCCCTGCCCTCCGGCAGCCGCCTGGTCATCTCCCACCCCACCGCCGACTTCGACCCCGACAGCGTGGCCCAGGCCGTCGAGGCCGCCACCTCCGCCGGCATCACCCTGGTGCCGCGCACCCGCGCCCAGGTGGAGGACCTGTTCGCCGGCCACGAGATCCTCGACCCCGGGGTGGTCCCGCTGGCCGCCTGGCGCCCGGTCGAGCCGCCGGCCGACCCGCACGCGGTCTACTACTACGGCGGCGTCGCCCGCAAACGCTGA
- a CDS encoding acyl-CoA desaturase gives MTPAASSRETESAPLENLHAPQPVGPLEAEVQAPWERALVGVFIAAPLLALCAAVPVAWGWGLSWRDVVIAAVLYVITGFGITVGYHRHFTHGSFKAPRPVRIALGIAGSMALEGPIVRWVADHRKHHQYSDREGDPHSPWKYGRSPLGLARGLLHAHMGWMFDRERTSRRRYAPDMLADRDVMWMSRLFPLWVALSLLLPAAVGGLWSWSWQGALTAFFWGGLVRIGLVHQVTWAVNSVCHVFGKQQFKTRDRSTNVWWLALPSFGESWHNLHHAEATSARHGVLRGQLDPSARLIRIMERLRLARDVRWPDPARIAAKRIA, from the coding sequence GTGACCCCGGCCGCAAGCAGTCGCGAGACCGAGAGCGCCCCGCTGGAGAACCTGCACGCGCCCCAGCCGGTGGGACCTCTTGAAGCGGAGGTCCAGGCCCCCTGGGAGCGGGCCCTGGTGGGGGTGTTCATCGCCGCCCCGCTGCTGGCGCTGTGCGCCGCCGTCCCGGTGGCCTGGGGGTGGGGGCTGAGCTGGCGGGACGTGGTGATCGCCGCCGTGCTGTATGTGATCACCGGGTTCGGCATCACCGTCGGCTACCACCGCCACTTCACCCACGGGTCCTTCAAGGCGCCGCGCCCGGTGCGGATAGCGCTGGGCATCGCCGGCAGCATGGCGCTGGAAGGCCCGATCGTCCGCTGGGTCGCCGACCATCGCAAGCACCACCAGTACTCCGACCGCGAGGGCGACCCCCACTCGCCCTGGAAGTACGGCCGCTCCCCCCTCGGCCTGGCCCGCGGGCTGCTGCACGCCCACATGGGCTGGATGTTCGACCGTGAGCGGACCTCCCGCCGCCGCTACGCCCCCGACATGCTGGCCGACCGGGACGTGATGTGGATGTCCCGGCTGTTCCCGCTGTGGGTGGCGCTGTCGCTGCTGCTGCCGGCGGCGGTGGGCGGCCTGTGGTCGTGGTCCTGGCAGGGGGCGCTGACCGCCTTCTTCTGGGGCGGCCTGGTGCGCATCGGCCTGGTCCACCAGGTGACCTGGGCGGTCAACTCCGTCTGCCACGTGTTCGGCAAGCAGCAGTTCAAAACCCGCGACCGCTCCACCAACGTGTGGTGGCTGGCGCTGCCGTCCTTCGGCGAGTCCTGGCACAACCTGCACCACGCCGAGGCCACCAGCGCCCGGCACGGGGTGCTGCGCGGCCAGCTCGACCCCAGCGCCCGCCTGATCCGCATCATGGAGCGGCTGCGCCTGGCTCGCGACGTGCGCTGGCCCGACCCCGCCCGGATCGCCGCCAAACGGATCGCCTGA
- a CDS encoding pyridoxamine 5'-phosphate oxidase family protein, giving the protein MPSSLTVPDRFPAAADAPRRRIQRLRSAESLRLAGTSPLGRLVFNLYGVPTIRPVNHIVEGEDIIFRTHGDSAVVEALGTGEMLVAYEVDHFDLDARLGWSVVINGTARRVLDVREAARYLALTDPWLDNGRDKNYVIRIRPKLVFGFQVVPDEE; this is encoded by the coding sequence ATGCCTTCCTCGCTGACCGTGCCCGACCGGTTTCCCGCCGCCGCGGACGCCCCGCGCCGCAGGATCCAGCGGCTGCGTTCCGCCGAGTCGCTGCGGCTGGCGGGCACCAGCCCGCTGGGCAGGCTCGTGTTCAACCTCTATGGGGTGCCGACGATCCGGCCGGTGAACCACATCGTCGAGGGCGAGGACATCATCTTCCGCACCCACGGCGACTCGGCCGTGGTGGAGGCGCTCGGCACCGGTGAGATGCTGGTCGCCTACGAGGTGGACCACTTCGATCTGGATGCCCGGCTGGGCTGGAGCGTGGTGATCAACGGGACCGCCCGCCGGGTGCTGGACGTCCGGGAGGCCGCCCGCTATCTGGCGCTGACCGATCCTTGGCTCGACAACGGCCGGGACAAGAACTACGTGATCCGGATCCGCCCGAAGCTGGTGTTCGGTTTCCAGGTGGTCCCCGACGAGGAGTGA
- a CDS encoding helix-turn-helix domain-containing protein, producing MINYPRRGGPTVLRLLLGGHLRELREKAGISAEDAGYAIRGSHSKISRMENGRVSFKQRDVADLLTLYGVTDERDREAILALAREANSPGWWHRYGDVLPDWFQAYLGLEEAASLIRVYEVHFVPGLLQTPDYARAVTRLGHPGADAEEVERRVSLRMARQKRLLDPDAPALWAVVDETALHRVVGGAEVMREQIRHLIELAERPNITLQVVPLKAVSNPASGGPFTILRFAEPFLSDVVYLEHLTSALYLDKPSDVEAYLRAMNSLCVSACQPTESLRLLRQILDEH from the coding sequence GTGATCAACTATCCCCGCCGGGGCGGCCCCACCGTGCTGCGCCTGCTGCTGGGCGGACATCTGCGGGAGCTGCGCGAGAAGGCCGGCATCTCGGCCGAGGACGCCGGTTACGCCATCCGCGGCTCGCATTCCAAGATCAGCCGGATGGAGAACGGCCGGGTCAGTTTCAAGCAGCGAGACGTGGCCGATCTGCTCACCCTCTACGGGGTGACCGACGAGCGGGACCGCGAGGCGATCTTGGCGCTGGCGCGGGAGGCCAACAGTCCCGGCTGGTGGCACCGCTACGGCGATGTGCTGCCGGACTGGTTCCAGGCCTACCTGGGGCTGGAGGAGGCGGCCTCGCTGATCCGGGTCTATGAGGTGCACTTCGTCCCCGGCCTGCTGCAGACCCCCGACTACGCCCGCGCCGTCACCCGGCTCGGCCACCCCGGGGCCGACGCGGAGGAGGTCGAGCGCCGGGTGAGCCTGCGGATGGCCCGGCAGAAGCGGCTGCTGGACCCCGACGCCCCGGCGCTGTGGGCGGTGGTCGACGAGACCGCGCTGCACCGGGTGGTCGGCGGGGCGGAGGTGATGCGCGAGCAGATCCGGCACCTGATCGAACTGGCCGAACGTCCCAACATCACCTTGCAGGTGGTGCCGCTGAAGGCCGTCTCCAACCCCGCCTCCGGCGGCCCGTTCACCATCTTGCGCTTCGCCGAGCCGTTCCTGTCGGACGTGGTCTACCTGGAGCATCTGACCAGCGCGCTCTACCTGGACAAGCCCAGCGACGTGGAGGCCTACCTGCGGGCCATGAACAGCCTGTGCGTGAGCGCCTGCCAGCCGACCGAGAGCCTGCGGTTGCTGCGCCAGATCCTGGACGAGCACTGA
- the ctaD gene encoding cytochrome c oxidase subunit I, whose translation MTLTSPAPAPAAAVAQDRTRKGSIIVSWLTSTDHKVIGYMYLITSYVFFLIGGLLALVVRAELAEPGLQFISNEQYNQAFTMHGLVMLLLFATPLFVGFANVLVPLQIGAPDVAFPRLNMLGYYLFLFGGLIAAASFLTPGGAPSFGWYMYPPLSNEVYSPGIGADLGILGLTLGGFSTILAAVNFITTILCMRAPGMTMFRLPIFTWNILLVSILVLAVFPPLAAVLIAMEADRKLGAHIFDPEIGGAILFQHLFWFFGHPEVYVLALPFFGIISEIIPAFSRKPIFGYIGMVGATLAIAGLSLAVWAHHMYTTGQVLLPFFSFLTFMIAVPTGIKFFNWVGTMWRGQLTFESPMLFSVGFLVTFLFGGLTGVMLAAPPMDFHLSDSYFVVAHFHYTLFGTVVFAMFAGFYFWWPKWTGKKLSEGWAKVHFWTLFIGFHATFLVQHWLGVEGYPRRYADYPDEFAALNMISTVGAFLLSVSTLPFLWNVWITWRNGKKVEEDDPWGYCGSLEWATSCPPPRHNFTAIPRIRSERPAFDLHHPPLAATGAKEVEASAGDSS comes from the coding sequence ATGACACTGACCAGCCCGGCGCCGGCGCCCGCCGCCGCCGTCGCGCAGGACCGAACCCGCAAGGGCTCGATCATTGTCAGCTGGCTGACATCCACCGATCACAAAGTGATCGGTTACATGTATCTGATCACCTCCTACGTCTTCTTCCTCATTGGCGGGTTGCTGGCGTTGGTGGTGCGCGCCGAGCTGGCCGAGCCCGGCCTGCAGTTCATCTCCAACGAGCAGTACAACCAGGCCTTCACCATGCACGGCCTGGTCATGCTGCTGCTGTTCGCCACCCCGCTGTTCGTCGGCTTCGCCAACGTGCTGGTGCCGCTGCAGATCGGCGCGCCGGACGTGGCCTTCCCCCGGCTGAACATGCTCGGGTACTACCTGTTCCTGTTCGGCGGGCTGATCGCCGCGGCCTCGTTCCTGACCCCCGGCGGGGCGCCCAGCTTCGGCTGGTACATGTACCCGCCGCTGTCGAACGAGGTCTACAGCCCCGGCATCGGCGCCGACCTGGGCATCCTGGGGCTGACCCTGGGCGGCTTCAGCACCATCCTGGCCGCGGTCAACTTCATCACCACGATCCTGTGCATGCGGGCGCCCGGCATGACGATGTTCCGCCTGCCCATCTTCACCTGGAACATCCTGCTGGTCAGCATCCTGGTGCTCGCGGTGTTCCCGCCGCTGGCGGCGGTGCTGATCGCCATGGAGGCCGACCGCAAGCTCGGTGCCCACATCTTCGACCCGGAGATCGGCGGGGCGATCCTCTTCCAGCACCTGTTCTGGTTCTTCGGGCACCCCGAGGTTTACGTGCTGGCGCTGCCGTTCTTCGGGATCATCTCCGAGATCATCCCGGCCTTCAGCCGCAAGCCCATCTTCGGCTACATCGGCATGGTCGGCGCCACCTTGGCGATCGCCGGTCTGTCGCTGGCGGTGTGGGCGCACCACATGTACACCACCGGCCAGGTGCTGCTGCCGTTCTTCTCCTTCCTGACCTTCATGATCGCCGTGCCCACCGGCATCAAGTTCTTCAACTGGGTCGGCACCATGTGGCGAGGGCAGCTCACCTTCGAGTCGCCCATGCTGTTCTCCGTCGGCTTCCTGGTGACGTTCCTGTTCGGCGGGCTCACCGGGGTGATGCTGGCCGCGCCGCCGATGGACTTCCACCTCAGCGACAGCTACTTCGTGGTCGCCCACTTCCACTACACGCTGTTCGGCACCGTGGTGTTCGCCATGTTCGCCGGCTTCTACTTCTGGTGGCCCAAGTGGACCGGCAAGAAGCTGTCGGAGGGCTGGGCCAAGGTCCACTTCTGGACGCTGTTCATCGGCTTCCACGCCACCTTCCTGGTGCAGCACTGGCTGGGCGTGGAGGGCTACCCGCGCCGGTACGCCGACTACCCCGATGAGTTCGCCGCGCTCAACATGATCTCCACGGTCGGGGCGTTCCTGCTGAGCGTCTCCACCCTGCCGTTCCTGTGGAACGTCTGGATCACCTGGCGGAACGGCAAGAAGGTCGAGGAGGACGACCCGTGGGGCTACTGCGGCTCCCTGGAGTGGGCCACCTCCTGCCCGCCGCCGCGGCACAACTTCACCGCCATCCCCCGCATCCGCTCCGAGCGGCCCGCCTTCGACCTGCACCACCCGCCACTGGCCGCCACAGGCGCCAAGGAGGTGGAGGCGTCCGCGGGGGACTCCTCCTGA
- a CDS encoding OsmC family protein, with the protein MATIRTANAHWEGPLMGGQGTVSLDSSGLGTFEVTWPSRAEKPDGRTSPEELIAAAHSTCFSMALSHGLAGAGTPPESIDTRADVTFQPGEGITGIHLTVRAKVPGLSAEEFQRAAETAKANCPVSKALAGTGITLDATLI; encoded by the coding sequence ATGGCCACAATCCGCACCGCCAACGCCCACTGGGAAGGGCCGCTGATGGGCGGGCAGGGCACAGTCTCCCTGGACTCCTCCGGCCTGGGGACCTTCGAGGTCACCTGGCCTTCTCGCGCCGAGAAGCCGGACGGCAGAACCAGTCCCGAGGAACTGATCGCCGCCGCCCATTCCACCTGTTTTTCCATGGCGCTCTCCCACGGCCTGGCCGGGGCGGGCACCCCGCCGGAGAGCATCGACACCCGGGCCGATGTGACCTTCCAGCCCGGTGAGGGCATCACCGGCATCCATCTGACCGTCCGCGCCAAGGTCCCCGGCCTGTCGGCGGAGGAGTTCCAGCGGGCCGCCGAGACGGCCAAGGCCAACTGCCCGGTCAGCAAGGCCCTGGCCGGCACCGGCATCACCTTGGATGCGACCTTGATCTGA
- a CDS encoding TetR/AcrR family transcriptional regulator → MPEAVTLEQVHQVATRLFAGLGYDMTTLDLVADALGVPTATVVELTGGKRELYLQVINRGCEEKYAAVRAALAEAEPGRDAVHRFTDAYLDFYAEHPDFLALWTHRWVSDASDVPEIEDLYLRPLLRLAAPKIRSAVPDDIGPYGLLGIVLWCVSGFLNTGILAPGGRGMIKADDPDAMKFFRDILHIVIDRMLAPPQPHT, encoded by the coding sequence ATGCCGGAGGCAGTCACACTCGAACAGGTCCACCAGGTCGCCACGCGGCTGTTCGCGGGGCTGGGCTATGACATGACCACCCTGGACCTCGTCGCCGACGCGCTGGGCGTCCCCACCGCGACGGTGGTCGAGCTGACCGGGGGCAAGCGCGAACTTTATCTGCAGGTCATCAACCGCGGCTGCGAGGAGAAATACGCCGCGGTACGGGCGGCATTGGCGGAGGCCGAACCCGGACGCGACGCGGTTCACCGGTTCACCGACGCCTACCTGGACTTCTACGCCGAGCACCCGGACTTCCTGGCGCTGTGGACGCACCGGTGGGTGTCGGACGCCTCGGACGTCCCGGAGATCGAAGACCTCTACCTGCGGCCCCTGCTGCGCCTGGCCGCCCCCAAGATCCGGAGCGCGGTGCCCGACGACATCGGCCCCTACGGGCTGCTGGGAATCGTGCTGTGGTGCGTCTCCGGGTTCCTGAACACGGGCATCCTGGCCCCGGGAGGACGCGGCATGATCAAGGCCGATGACCCGGACGCCATGAAGTTCTTCCGCGACATCCTGCACATCGTCATCGACCGGATGCTGGCCCCGCCGCAGCCCCACACGTGA
- a CDS encoding Eco57I restriction-modification methylase domain-containing protein, translated as MSRPHGPEDPQDPPWHRLRGGARKAVETLGTGLLRHPANAGLLDRHSPQDLHRALLWTVQRLLVLFLAEDRGMLLDPDAPEQARERYLAHHSTAVLRRRAAEAGGGHGRLWRSLRTVIDGLGGHDGLPELALPALGGIFARTDADRVLEDTELDDADLCAAVRALSQIRHGRPARPRPIDFCRLDVAELGALHESLLKHRPCRQSAARRRAFVLLPAGTGRKSGGSYYTPPALVDCLLDSALDPLLDEAVKTGRTRREQERALLALTVCDPACGSGRFLVAAAGRIARRLAFVRTGDPQPPPAALRRALRETLTTCVYGVDLDPLAVELAKVALWLETGEPGRPLRSWDERIKVGNALLGATPALLAGGIPDAAFRPLEEDDRALTAALRARNRAERRNHPPLRAWTKTHADAWCAAFVWPKTPTAPPAITTATLHGDLRRLAPRTRAELEEITARYRFFHWPLEFPQIFTGEAGAGGFACVLGNPPWERVKLHEREFFAARDEQIAAAPDAAARRRLIAALPERNPALHAAFTRARRQAEGTAHFLRACGRYPLTGHGDLNTYAVFAEAGRSLLNPRGRMGLIVPTGIATDATTRRFFRDVVESGSLVSLLDFENRRRLFRDVDSRFRFTLLTLAGPDRREPAAQFAFFLHDPAQAQDPRRRFSLTPGQIALLNPNTGTCPSFRGRRDAQLVLEIYRRVPVLRGPGCDPWGLSFRRMFDMSNDAHLFWTRDRLEDPAQEGGPWRREGNCYVRGEEVMVPLYQGVMADLYQHRAADVACSDTAAKRRHRPVRLTEKEWADPARFAQPAYWVHAADLPGDLPPWLLGFSNVTSPTNERTFLACALPPVAVGNAVPLIGTARHRLRPALLACLSSLVFDYCARQKIGGTNLNYFYVEQFPVPSPQRFCEPFAADPATAFHVWAERRVLELVYTAWDMAPFARDLGDDGPPFRWDAARRRLLRAELDAAFLHLYGIGRDDAEHILASFPIVKRKDEAACGSYRTRDLVMAAYDAMAAAAATGRPYRTVLDPPPGLGPRHPAPAEDPPPCRLPLRWRRE; from the coding sequence ATGAGCCGGCCCCACGGACCGGAGGACCCCCAGGACCCTCCCTGGCACCGGCTGCGCGGCGGCGCCCGCAAGGCCGTCGAGACACTGGGCACCGGGCTGCTGCGGCACCCGGCCAACGCCGGCCTCCTGGACCGCCACAGCCCGCAGGACCTTCACCGGGCACTGCTGTGGACCGTCCAGCGGCTGCTGGTGCTGTTCCTGGCCGAAGACCGCGGCATGCTGCTCGACCCGGACGCACCCGAGCAGGCCCGGGAACGCTACCTTGCGCACCACTCCACAGCCGTGCTGCGCCGCCGGGCCGCCGAAGCGGGCGGCGGGCACGGCCGGCTGTGGCGGTCGCTGCGCACCGTCATCGACGGCCTCGGCGGCCACGACGGACTGCCGGAGCTGGCACTGCCCGCCCTCGGCGGCATCTTCGCCCGCACCGACGCCGACCGGGTCCTGGAGGACACCGAACTGGACGACGCCGACCTGTGCGCGGCGGTCCGGGCGCTGTCCCAGATCCGGCACGGACGCCCCGCCCGCCCCCGGCCCATCGACTTTTGCCGCCTGGACGTCGCGGAACTGGGCGCGCTGCACGAGTCCCTGCTGAAGCACCGGCCGTGCCGGCAGAGTGCGGCCCGGCGGCGGGCGTTCGTCCTGCTGCCGGCCGGCACCGGACGCAAAAGCGGCGGCTCCTACTACACGCCCCCCGCCCTGGTCGACTGCCTGCTGGACTCGGCGCTGGACCCGCTGCTGGACGAGGCCGTCAAAACCGGCCGCACCCGCCGCGAACAGGAACGGGCCCTGCTGGCGCTGACCGTCTGCGACCCGGCCTGCGGCAGCGGCCGCTTCCTGGTCGCCGCCGCGGGCCGGATCGCCCGCCGCCTGGCCTTCGTCCGCACCGGCGACCCGCAGCCGCCCCCCGCGGCGCTGCGGCGGGCCCTGCGCGAGACCCTCACCACCTGCGTGTACGGCGTGGACCTCGACCCGCTGGCGGTCGAGCTGGCCAAGGTCGCGCTCTGGCTGGAGACCGGCGAGCCCGGCCGGCCGCTGCGCTCGTGGGACGAGCGCATCAAAGTCGGCAACGCCCTGCTCGGCGCCACCCCCGCCCTGCTGGCCGGCGGCATCCCCGACGCGGCCTTCCGGCCGCTGGAGGAGGACGACCGCGCCCTGACCGCCGCCCTGCGCGCCCGCAACAGGGCAGAACGCCGCAACCACCCGCCCCTGCGCGCCTGGACCAAGACGCACGCCGACGCCTGGTGCGCGGCCTTCGTCTGGCCCAAGACCCCCACCGCCCCGCCGGCCATCACCACCGCGACCCTGCACGGCGACCTGCGGCGCCTCGCCCCGCGCACCCGCGCCGAACTGGAGGAGATCACCGCCCGGTACCGCTTCTTCCACTGGCCCCTGGAATTCCCGCAGATCTTCACCGGCGAGGCGGGCGCCGGCGGTTTCGCCTGCGTGCTGGGCAACCCGCCCTGGGAGCGCGTCAAACTGCACGAACGGGAGTTCTTCGCCGCCCGCGACGAGCAGATCGCCGCCGCCCCCGACGCCGCCGCCCGCCGCCGCCTGATCGCCGCCCTGCCGGAGCGGAACCCCGCGCTGCACGCCGCCTTCACCCGCGCCCGCCGGCAGGCCGAGGGAACCGCCCACTTCCTGCGCGCCTGCGGACGCTACCCGCTGACCGGACACGGCGACCTCAACACCTACGCCGTCTTCGCCGAAGCGGGCCGCTCGCTGCTGAACCCCCGCGGCAGGATGGGCCTCATCGTCCCCACCGGCATCGCCACCGACGCCACCACCCGCCGCTTCTTCCGGGACGTGGTGGAAAGCGGCTCGCTGGTCTCGCTGCTGGACTTCGAAAACCGCCGCCGCCTGTTCCGCGACGTCGATAGCCGCTTCCGCTTCACCCTGCTGACCCTGGCCGGCCCAGACCGCCGCGAACCGGCCGCGCAGTTCGCCTTCTTCCTGCACGACCCCGCCCAGGCCCAGGACCCGCGGCGGCGGTTTTCCCTCACCCCCGGCCAGATCGCCCTGCTCAACCCCAACACCGGCACCTGCCCGTCCTTTCGCGGACGCCGGGACGCGCAACTGGTGCTGGAGATCTACCGGCGCGTCCCGGTGCTGCGCGGCCCAGGCTGCGACCCGTGGGGGCTGTCGTTCCGGCGGATGTTCGACATGTCCAACGACGCGCACCTGTTCTGGACCCGCGACCGCCTGGAGGACCCCGCCCAAGAAGGCGGCCCCTGGCGGCGGGAGGGCAACTGCTATGTGCGCGGCGAAGAGGTCATGGTGCCCCTCTACCAAGGGGTGATGGCCGACCTCTACCAGCACCGCGCCGCGGATGTGGCCTGCAGCGACACCGCCGCCAAACGCAGGCACCGGCCCGTCCGCCTGACCGAGAAGGAATGGGCCGACCCCGCACGGTTCGCCCAGCCCGCCTACTGGGTGCACGCCGCCGACCTCCCCGGCGACCTGCCGCCGTGGCTGCTGGGCTTCTCCAACGTCACCAGCCCCACCAACGAGCGGACCTTCCTGGCCTGCGCGCTGCCCCCCGTCGCCGTGGGCAACGCCGTCCCCCTCATCGGCACCGCCCGCCACCGGCTCCGCCCCGCCCTGCTGGCCTGCCTGTCGTCGCTGGTGTTCGACTACTGCGCCCGCCAGAAGATCGGCGGCACCAACCTCAACTACTTCTACGTCGAGCAGTTCCCGGTGCCGTCGCCGCAGCGGTTCTGCGAGCCGTTCGCCGCCGACCCCGCCACCGCCTTCCACGTCTGGGCGGAACGCCGGGTGCTGGAACTGGTCTACACGGCCTGGGACATGGCCCCCTTCGCCCGCGACCTGGGCGATGACGGGCCGCCGTTCCGCTGGGACGCCGCCCGGCGCCGCCTGCTGCGGGCCGAGCTGGACGCGGCGTTCCTGCACCTGTACGGCATCGGCCGCGACGACGCCGAGCACATCCTGGCGTCCTTCCCCATCGTGAAACGCAAGGACGAGGCCGCCTGCGGCTCCTACCGCACCAGGGACCTGGTCATGGCGGCCTACGACGCCATGGCCGCGGCCGCCGCCACCGGCCGCCCCTACCGGACGGTCCTGGACCCGCCGCCGGGACTCGGCCCCAGGCACCCTGCGCCCGCTGAAGATCCACCGCCGTGCCGCTTGCCGCTACGGTGGCGTCGTGAGTGA
- a CDS encoding 5-methylcytosine restriction system specificity protein McrC: protein MLCLPGVHPATRSMLRRLILRLDGVRPHTHGTLLPRWTPSRLNARYRTALRLAELILRSGSYEHEDGTVVRVDGLLLTMWKVFEDFLTRALQEALRPHGGRTELQDESRHLDHDRRIQLKPDLVYYTPAGPPGAVLDAKYTFQKELSKRQEHLYQVLAYCTAFQTRRGYLVYAQGPNAPQTHRISGAEDIQLTETALNLDVPIPQLRAQITRLARDLAGAAVGPADRRPLTEPVLTEAAL from the coding sequence ATGCTGTGCCTGCCCGGGGTGCACCCCGCCACCCGCTCGATGCTGCGGCGGCTGATCCTGCGGCTGGACGGCGTGCGCCCGCACACCCACGGGACGCTGCTGCCGCGCTGGACCCCCTCCCGTCTCAACGCCCGCTACCGCACCGCCCTCCGCCTGGCCGAACTCATCTTGCGCTCCGGCTCTTATGAGCACGAGGACGGCACCGTGGTGCGGGTGGACGGCCTGCTGCTGACAATGTGGAAGGTCTTCGAGGACTTCCTCACCCGGGCGCTGCAAGAGGCGCTGCGCCCTCACGGCGGACGGACCGAACTCCAGGACGAAAGCCGCCACCTCGACCACGACCGGCGCATCCAGCTCAAACCCGACCTGGTCTACTACACCCCGGCCGGCCCGCCCGGCGCCGTCCTGGACGCCAAGTACACCTTCCAAAAGGAGCTCAGCAAACGGCAGGAGCACCTCTACCAGGTGCTCGCCTATTGCACCGCCTTCCAGACCCGGCGCGGCTACCTGGTCTACGCCCAAGGCCCGAACGCCCCGCAGACCCACCGGATCTCAGGAGCCGAGGACATCCAGCTCACCGAGACCGCCCTCAACCTGGACGTCCCCATTCCGCAACTGCGCGCCCAGATCACCCGCCTGGCGCGCGACCTGGCGGGTGCCGCCGTCGGGCCTGCAGATCGCCGCCCGCTCACCGAACCGGTGCTCACTGAAGCGGCTCTTTGA